A segment of the Lodderomyces beijingensis strain CBS 14171 genome assembly, chromosome: 1 genome:
TTGGAGCTCTTGTTTTGCATACTGAACagccaacttttttttatctggAGTATTGGTGTTTCTCAAGTTTAGGATCGTCAAGATGgctcttttcttgttctcctCGATGTCCTTTGCAGCTTCTCGGAGTTCATCGTTGTGCAAGTTTTTCTCAAGGGAAAGCTTTTCTGCGGCATacaacaacttttccatttccaacCGATCTGTTCCGTAGGCCAAGTTGGCTTCCTGATTCTCGACTTTGGCCATTATCCGCTGGAAAAACTCGTTTCTAGGATCCCCAAGCACAGGATCGACTTTGAAAGGCACATTCTTGATATCATACTGCTTCAATATATTGACGTCTCGAgtgattttcttcttcattttcgtttcttttcttctcaatTTCCTTGCCAATTTGTCGGAGATGTTGTCTGACACGAATTGCTTGGCTGCTAGGAGCGGATGTATCCTGCCCTTTTGCGCAGGGACAGCTCGAGCTAGGAGAGCTCGAGCCGTCGAGAATGAGCGAGCCTGGGCCTTGAGCATCGTCTGGGCGTGTGTCCACTTTGACTGTCTGGTCCGGTTatccaagatcaaacttTGGGCAAAAATTTTCCAAACTTCAAATCCTCagaagtttttttttttgtagtAGCGACTTCACCACTCTCTTGCAAGAGAACGTGCAAGAAAGGAGAGCacattcaacaagaacaacaggaacaacaacttgaataTGTTGGTTGTGGGTAAGTGGAAAGAAAGTAAAAGTAGAGAAAAACCTCCTCGTATACAAGACTATCAAGTCGTCGAAGAATGTTTGCGCTGGTAATTGGAATTGAATCTGTCTTCCTgttgaaccaaaaaaaaaagttggctTATTTCAGCAGCGATTGTAACCCGAATCTAAGGTCAAATACGAATACGCTAACTTTCCTGCAATCACTTCCCGGAGGAGTATCCCAGGGCGGCggtgatgttgaagaagaagacaatGTTGATACCTTTCTGGTATCAACATCTCCACTCTTGGTAGCGAAAACACCCAATCTGTGTGTATGGCActgtctctctttctctctgtTGGTGGAACTTGatggaaatttttttcagagattccagcttcagcttcaaccaTCAATCATCAACCACCGCCCCTTGACGGATTCACTTCATAACTTCAAGGCTTTACTCCAAACATGCACAGACAGTTATTGCGCCTAACACAGAGGTCGTTGGCCGCTCAACGTGCTCCCCTTGTCCGTCGTCAAGTTTTCGCACAAACAATGTTGAACCCATCATTGTCAGCAATTTCAACGATGCGTTTCAATTCGACCAAAGCtagtggtagtagtagcagtgaGTCCGAAAGTGCCGAAGCCGCCAAAGCTTCTGAAACCGCAGAGAGTCAAGAGGCCTCTGGACCAGCTAAGCCTGCTGAAGGGGAACCCGCGGAAGCTGAGCCAGTAGAGAACCCGGAAATCACCGAATTGAGGGAGAAACtcgaaaagaaagacaagGATTTAGCAGCAATGCGAAACCATTACACTAGAGCCAAGGCCGATTTCCGCCATCTCCAGGAAATGACTAAAGTCGAAGTGCAAAAGGCAAAGGACTTTGCCTTGCAGAAATTTGCAAAGGAGTTGCTCGAGTCCGTCGACAACTTCGACTTGGCATTGAAGAATGTCAAGGAAGAAACGTTGAAAACAAGCGAGGAAGTGAAGAACTTGTACGATGGTGTTGACATGACCAGAAATATTTTCGAAAAGACGTTGGGCAAGTACGGCATCAGCAAAATCGAGCCATTGGACCAACCATTTGACCCAAATTTGCACGAGGCAATCTTTGAAGTGGCACAACCTGATAAGCACCCCGGCACCGTTTTCTTTGTTCAACAGAACGGGTACACTTTGAATGATAGAGTCTTGAGGCCTGCAAAGGTTGGTGTGGTGAAAGTTGAAGAGTGAAACTACGTGAAGAAACGTTAATTTTCGTCCCTGCATGAATACGATcttgtatatatatctgTATATAGTTTGATTGATCGATTAGACTAATGACCAATTGTGAAAATTTTCGAATAAGTAGTGGCTCTCGTAAGATCTGAGCCTACCACGTAGCAACTCCCCGTCTACTTTTTCACATTTGAGTGTCAATCAGTCTTGAAGACCCATGGATGACTCATGGGCCAACGTCGAAGCCGAAGCcggtaaaaaaaaaaaatttgatggCTTTTCCGGCGGCAgtcaaaaatttttcctcCATTGTGTCTCTTCCCAAACCGTATGGGGTACGGAGTCGCGgctggtggtgatgttttgaaaaatttcatgAATCCCCGGATTGACATTTCATTTtaccttttcttttcttaaAAAGAAGCTTTTGCCCTGTTTCTCTTGAATAGAGCTAGCTCAATGATGACTGCAGCAACTCCAGCAATTCGTCGCTTTTTCTCGACATCATCTCCAGTTATGAAGACTCTCAAGATCGGTTTGATCCCCGGAGACGGAATTGGAAGAGAAGTCATCCCAGCAGGTAAGAAAGTCTTGGAGAACTTGCCAGCAAAATACGATTTACAATTTGAGTTTGTCGACTTGGATGCTGGGTTtgaattgttcaaaaagACAGGTACGGCCTTACCTGACAAGACAGTAGAGATTTTAAAGAGCGAATGCGACGGTGCTTTGTTCGGTGCTGTgtcatcaccaaccaccaaagtCGAAGGCTACTCGTCGCCAATTGTCGCCTTGAGAAAGAAATTGGGGCTTTATGCCAACGTGCGTCCCGTGAAGTCCGTCAAGGGCATCGGAAGACCCGTCGACATGGTCATTGTCCGTGAAAACACCGAGGATTTGTACGTCAAGGAGGAAAGAACCTATGAGAAAGAAGACGGTACTAAAGTCGCCGAAGCAATCAAGAGAATTACGGAGACGGCTTCCAAGAGAATTGCCAAGATGGCCTACGATATTGCTTTGCAAAGACAGGCGATCCGTGAcgctgctgccgctggTAGTGAGCAACTCCACAGCAAGCCCTCAGTCACCGTGACCCACAAATCAAATGTCTTGTCGCAATCGGATGGTTTATTCCGTGAAGCATGCAGAGAAGTCTATGACTCGAACCAGGATAAATACAAAGGTGTCGACCACAAGGAGCAAATCGTGGACTCCATGGTCTACCGTATGTTTAGAGAACCAGAGATCTTTGACGTGGTTGTTGCCCCAAATCTCTACGGTGATATCTTGAGtgatggtgctgctgcGTTGGTTGGATCCTTGGGGGTTGTTCCATCTGCCAATGTCGGCGACAGTTTTGCCATTGGTGAGCCATGTCACGGCTCTGCTCCGGATATCGAAGGTAAGGGGATCTCGAACCCAATTGCCACCATCAGATCTACTGCTTTGATGTTGGAGTTTATGGGCTACCCCGAAGCTGCTGCTAAGATTTACGAAGCTGTTGACGCCAACTTGTCCGAGAACAAAATCAAGACTCCAGATTTGGGAGGAAATTCGACTACTAGCGAAGTGGTTGACGATATCGTCAGAAGATTCTAGGCAATAAAATAGGAGTCTCATTGAAGTAAGAAcattgtaaaaaaaaaaaaaaactaagATGTATTCTAGTACGGTTTGAATCTTTTGTCCTTTCTGCTCTTTTTATTCTGATGGTGGGGCTTTGTGGAGACCTTTTTAACAGGTGGGCTGATCTCCACCGGAGAAGTTGTTTCACCAATGGAATAACGCTTCAACTCACGCGGAAACTCCCAGTATTTGATGGCTCCATCCTCTCCACAACTAAGAGCGTGTCTAGAGTCCTGTAAGACTAAAACGTCTCTAACTATTTGGTCTCCATGCGCCTGAGGAAAATTAATCACCTTGTCGAGTTTaaacttttcctttctCGGATTGAATGGCATCACCgacaacttgttggtgataGTCGAAGCAAAAGCCACGTATCCAGAAGGGGAAAGGTCAATGACATAGCTATTGTCGGGCCATTGCGCCCTCAAGTCTCCCACATCGACAAACTGAAGACTCGAGAGATCCTCGTAGTTGGTATCATGCAAATCATGAAACATCAAAGTCTCAATGTGAGTCAAAACAGATATCCTTGACTCCGTGATGAAATGGCATGAGTGGACCGATCCGAAATTTATCACCTGGTGCAAcgcatcttcttcctcgggTTTCGACAAGTCATAGATGTTGGTGTACCCATCGGTCGAGCCAGACATCAAGTACTGCTCTAGCAGGGGGTGGAACTCGAGGGCAGTCACGTCGTCTTGATGCGAGTCAACAAACAAATTGACTACCTGATCTGCCTTTCTCAAATCCCACACGAGAACCTCGGCGTCTGCACTCTGTAGCTCTGTGCCTCCGGCAAGAAGGTTCCCTCTAGCTGCCAACGATAAaaagttggagtttttggcGTTATTTAGCAGGGTCAGCAAATTATTGCCGCCGCCGGCAGTCACTCTCACGTCCCAAACCTTGATACCGTCTGTCGAGCACGATGCAAACGTGTTGGTGTCAATCACTTTCATGTCATTAATACTAGACTCGTGCGCTTCTTCCCATTTGAATAGGCATCGCGAACTCGCATTTGACAAGGAGTAGCTCAACAAAGAGCCACTGCTGGTGGAAGCAATAAACTGGTCGGCATCCAACAATCCCAACTTTAATATCCAATCTTCAACACTCTTTAGCAGAGACCAAGTGTGTGTTAAGTTTGCATCCATCTCTCGTGAAGTTTTCCCGCATCAATGTTCAAACtttcccccctccctcATACACACAACAAAGAGATTCGAAATCTTTTGGAGATAtgtaaaaagaaaaaaatacaagtaGAAAGCAGAAACTCTGTTAGTCCAAGCATCACCATCAGCACCCACACCATCACTGGTACTACGTACACCACTATTAGGTACACCGCTACTCCCCCTATCACCACCCATGAGTAGTATTCtcaaaaaggggaaaacTTTTAtccccaagatcaaaaaaccggtcaagaagaagcccGCATCCAAACTATCTACAAATCAAGCATCCACTCAGGAAAATGCAACTCCAGCGCAAGCACGGACCGAGCACGTGGTGGGCCATAGacatgaagaagacgaacaAAGCCCACAGGATCAAGCTAGCAAGATCCAGCTTGCGACACCTCCGAGCACCCAAGTCGACCCTCATACCCCTAATCCACAGTTTCATTTTGGCAAGAGCATTTCCAATGTGTCTGCAAGCACAGCCACGAGACATGAAGAAGCGGTCGACCCTACGGATAAAGCCAAAGTCGTGGATTCTGCAGTTGCGGACACAtctgatgaagaagaaggagaaaaacaggaagaagaaagagatgatgataatgaagGGAGACGAGGTGCGGACGCTAACAAAATAGGTCAAGCTGCCAGTCGTAGAGTCTCGGTGAGCCAAAGACGGCTATCGGGGATAAATCAAGTGGGGTACCGTAGTCGATCGGCATCGGTGTCGTTGAAGCCCAATGACGAGGCACTCCCATCCACCAAGATCATTGTGCCTCAAACAAAGAGAGCGAAACGGAGATTGCTGACATCGCGTCAATTACGAAGGCGGTCGTCCACGACTCGCCGCTCCTCAACCGCtctggcagcagcagcaccaagTGCAAAACCTTCAACGGCAAAGTCCTCCAAGGTGATAGCCCCAGCGGCGGCGGCAGTACCTGTACCAATCAATTCTGATCAGCAGGCTGAGCAGGAAATAAATGACCAAAGCTTGGAGCAAGGCTGGGACAGGGAAAAAGTGA
Coding sequences within it:
- a CDS encoding mitochondrial 37S ribosomal protein uS15m, with translation MLKAQARSFSTARALLARAVPAQKGRIHPLLAAKQFVSDNISDKLARKLRRKETKMKKKITRDVNILKQYDIKNVPFKVDPVLGDPRNEFFQRIMAKVENQEANLAYGTDRLEMEKLLYAAEKLSLEKNLHNDELREAAKDIEENKKRAILTILNLRNTNTPDKKKLAVQYAKQELQREPGDTGSPEAQAAVMTIKIHFGMAHVKANKKDHTARQLVRELVQKRQRILKYLKKQNPERYYYALAKLGLTDDVIVREFSMSMQYLQDYKVWGDKVLVKETATMKRKELKIKSLRDKVHEYHELARRNHEMLKAGAASAKKSANKK